Proteins from one Streptomyces sp. NBC_00289 genomic window:
- a CDS encoding sulfurtransferase, with protein MNAIISASQLESDLAGENPPVLLDVRWQLSVAKAAGEPPFDGRAAYEAGHLPGAVFVDLDRELAAAPGAGGRHPLPDVAEFGAAMRGAGVSSGRPVIVYDGGQGWAAARAWWLLRWTGHPDVRVLDGGLTSWKGALETATPKPSAEGDFEPAPGAVRLLDADGAAALARSGVLFDARAGERYRGEVEPIDRVGGHIPGAVSAPTTQNVGTDGRFLPAEDLAARFRELGASDGTDVGVYCGSGVSGAHEVLALAVAGIPAALYVGSWSQWSSDPERPVAVGADPQ; from the coding sequence ATGAACGCCATCATCTCCGCATCGCAACTCGAGAGCGACCTGGCGGGTGAGAACCCGCCGGTCCTGCTCGACGTCCGCTGGCAGCTCAGCGTCGCCAAGGCGGCCGGTGAACCGCCCTTCGACGGCCGGGCCGCCTACGAGGCCGGGCACCTTCCCGGCGCGGTCTTCGTCGACCTGGACAGGGAACTCGCGGCCGCTCCCGGCGCCGGCGGTCGCCATCCGCTGCCCGACGTCGCGGAGTTCGGCGCCGCCATGCGCGGGGCGGGTGTCTCCTCCGGGAGGCCGGTGATCGTGTACGACGGCGGACAGGGTTGGGCGGCTGCCCGCGCGTGGTGGCTGCTGCGCTGGACGGGTCACCCGGACGTGCGGGTGCTCGACGGCGGCTTGACGTCCTGGAAGGGGGCGCTGGAGACGGCGACGCCGAAGCCTTCGGCGGAGGGTGACTTCGAACCCGCGCCCGGAGCCGTGCGGTTGCTCGACGCGGACGGGGCCGCGGCGCTGGCGCGGTCCGGCGTGTTGTTCGACGCGCGAGCGGGGGAGCGGTACCGGGGTGAGGTGGAGCCGATCGACCGGGTCGGCGGCCACATTCCGGGCGCCGTGTCCGCGCCCACGACACAGAACGTGGGAACGGACGGGCGTTTCCTGCCCGCGGAGGACCTGGCCGCACGCTTCAGGGAACTCGGAGCCTCCGACGGGACGGATGTCGGCGTGTACTGCGGTTCCGGGGTCTCCGGTGCCCACGAGGTGCTGGCGCTCGCGGTGGCGGGCATCCCGGCCGCGCTGTACGTGGGTTCGTGGTCCCAGTGGTCGTCGGACCCCGAGCGGCCGGTGGCCGTGGGCGCCGATCCGCAGTAG
- a CDS encoding VOC family protein: MTEARGSAGRNGDTHARYAPGTPCWVSLMVHGLAATQDFYGALFGWEFQPGPQQLGPYVRALLDGHEVAGIGQLPPDRHLPIAWTPYLASDDVDLTAETVRLCGGTLGVGPLDAAEDGRLAICSDPSGAVFGVWQPLARLGMTITGVPGAPAWNELVTFETAGVAKFYEAVFGYSEEAVASADVDYVTLRIGGRPVAGLHGVGDALPRDRGPHWMTYFEVADVDEAAGRLVDLGGHVLKPPRDSAHGRVAEVADPEGARFSLLQNPR; encoded by the coding sequence ATGACCGAAGCACGTGGGTCGGCCGGCCGGAACGGCGACACGCACGCTCGGTACGCGCCCGGCACACCCTGCTGGGTGAGTCTGATGGTGCACGGGCTGGCAGCGACCCAGGACTTCTACGGCGCGCTGTTCGGCTGGGAGTTCCAGCCCGGCCCCCAGCAGCTGGGTCCCTACGTGCGGGCGCTGCTGGACGGCCACGAGGTGGCGGGCATCGGCCAGCTGCCGCCCGACCGGCATCTGCCCATCGCCTGGACCCCGTACCTCGCCTCGGACGACGTGGACCTGACCGCTGAAACGGTCCGGCTGTGCGGCGGCACGCTCGGCGTGGGCCCGCTGGACGCCGCCGAGGACGGGCGCCTGGCCATCTGCTCCGACCCGTCCGGCGCCGTCTTCGGCGTCTGGCAGCCGCTCGCCCGGCTGGGCATGACCATCACGGGCGTCCCCGGCGCTCCCGCCTGGAACGAACTGGTGACCTTCGAGACGGCGGGCGTCGCCAAGTTCTACGAGGCGGTGTTCGGTTACTCGGAGGAAGCGGTGGCCTCCGCCGACGTGGACTACGTGACCCTGCGCATCGGGGGCCGCCCGGTCGCCGGACTCCACGGCGTGGGCGACGCCCTGCCCCGCGACCGGGGTCCGCACTGGATGACGTACTTCGAAGTGGCCGACGTCGACGAGGCGGCCGGACGGCTGGTGGACCTGGGCGGGCATGTCCTCAAGCCGCCCCGGGACAGCGCACACGGGCGCGTGGCCGAGGTGGCCGATCCCGAAGGAGCCAGGTTCTCGCTGCTGCAGAACCCGCGCTGA
- a CDS encoding thymidine kinase: MPELVFFSGTMDCGKSTLALQIEHNRSARGLVGMIFTRDDRAGEGKLSSRLGLVTDAVEVEDGQDLYGYLVDHLSQGGRADYVIADEAQFLAPEQIDQLARLVDDLGLEVYAFGITTDFRSKLFPGSQRLVELADRVEVLQVEALCWCGARATHNARTTGGEMVVEGEQVVVGDVDQADAVGYEVLCRRHHRRRMTAATARAAALSPDVLPVPSV; this comes from the coding sequence ATGCCCGAGCTGGTGTTCTTCTCCGGAACCATGGACTGCGGGAAGTCCACCCTGGCTCTGCAGATCGAGCACAACCGCTCGGCACGCGGCCTCGTGGGCATGATCTTCACCCGCGACGACCGCGCCGGCGAGGGGAAGCTGTCCTCACGCCTCGGCCTGGTGACGGACGCGGTCGAGGTCGAGGACGGACAGGACCTGTACGGCTACCTCGTCGACCACCTGTCGCAGGGCGGGCGCGCCGACTACGTGATCGCGGACGAGGCGCAGTTCCTCGCGCCGGAGCAGATCGACCAGCTCGCGCGCCTGGTCGACGACCTGGGCCTGGAGGTCTACGCCTTCGGCATCACGACCGACTTCCGCTCCAAGCTGTTCCCCGGCTCGCAGCGGCTCGTGGAACTGGCCGACCGTGTCGAGGTCCTCCAGGTCGAGGCCCTGTGCTGGTGCGGCGCCCGCGCCACGCACAACGCCCGCACGACCGGCGGCGAGATGGTGGTCGAGGGTGAGCAGGTGGTCGTCGGCGACGTCGACCAGGCGGATGCCGTCGGCTACGAGGTGCTGTGCCGACGGCATCACCGCCGCCGTATGACGGCCGCGACGGCACGGGCGGCGGCGCTGTCGCCGGATGTGCTGCCGGTGCCGTCGGTCTGA
- a CDS encoding alkaline phosphatase family protein: MAQPTAWGPLPEPLAVDSAPVPEYGSGSLADLLPTLAAGMAVPGMTASITELTPTDRNCVFLIDGLGWEQLRAHPDEAPFMTSLLGSSRGNTGRPLTTGYPATTATSLASVGTGLPPGAHGLPGYTVRNPETGALMNQLRWQPWTSPGAWQPYPTVFQLADAAGVHAAQVSSPTFQNTPLTKVALSGGTFHGRLTGEERMDLAAEQLAVGDRSLVYTYYAELDGAGHRFGVDSDSWRGQLMCVDRLVQRLAEQLPPRTALYVTADHGMIDVPFDEQHRIDFDEDWELRAGVALLGGEGRARHVYAVPGAENDVLTCWREVLGEQFWVASRDEAIAAGWFGQPDRFDARVYDRIGDVVAAARDDVLIIASEREPKESAMVGNHGSMTPAEQLVPLLEVRS; the protein is encoded by the coding sequence ATGGCGCAGCCCACCGCCTGGGGCCCGCTCCCGGAACCCCTCGCCGTCGACTCCGCGCCCGTCCCGGAGTACGGCTCCGGTTCGCTCGCGGACCTGCTGCCCACGCTGGCCGCGGGCATGGCCGTACCGGGGATGACCGCCTCGATCACCGAGCTGACCCCCACCGACCGGAACTGCGTCTTCCTGATCGACGGCCTCGGCTGGGAGCAGCTGCGGGCCCATCCGGACGAGGCCCCCTTCATGACCTCGCTCCTCGGCAGCTCGCGCGGAAACACCGGGCGCCCCCTGACCACCGGCTACCCGGCGACCACCGCGACCTCCCTCGCCTCCGTCGGCACCGGCCTGCCCCCCGGCGCCCACGGTCTGCCCGGGTACACCGTGCGCAACCCGGAGACCGGCGCGCTGATGAACCAGCTGCGCTGGCAGCCGTGGACGTCACCCGGCGCCTGGCAGCCGTACCCCACCGTCTTCCAGCTGGCCGACGCGGCCGGTGTGCACGCCGCCCAGGTGTCCTCGCCCACCTTCCAGAACACCCCGCTGACCAAGGTCGCGCTCAGTGGCGGAACGTTTCACGGGCGGCTGACCGGCGAGGAGCGCATGGACCTCGCGGCCGAACAACTGGCCGTCGGCGACCGCTCCCTGGTCTACACGTACTACGCCGAACTCGACGGGGCCGGCCACCGCTTCGGCGTCGACTCGGACTCCTGGCGCGGCCAGCTCATGTGTGTCGACCGCCTCGTCCAGCGGCTGGCCGAGCAGCTGCCGCCGCGCACCGCGCTCTACGTCACCGCCGACCACGGCATGATCGACGTCCCCTTCGACGAGCAGCACCGCATCGACTTCGACGAGGACTGGGAACTGCGCGCCGGAGTCGCCCTGCTGGGCGGCGAGGGCCGCGCCCGCCACGTCTACGCGGTCCCGGGCGCCGAGAACGACGTCCTGACCTGCTGGCGCGAGGTCCTCGGCGAGCAGTTCTGGGTGGCCTCGCGGGACGAGGCGATCGCGGCCGGCTGGTTCGGGCAGCCCGATCGCTTCGACGCGCGGGTGTACGACCGTATCGGCGACGTGGTGGCCGCCGCGCGGGACGACGTCCTGATCATCGCCTCCGAGCGGGAGCCCAAGGAGTCGGCGATGGTCGGCAACCACGGCTCGATGACCCCTGCCGAGCAGTTGGTCCCGCTGCTCGAAGTACGCTCCTGA